Proteins found in one Sphingobium sp. V4 genomic segment:
- a CDS encoding FkbM family methyltransferase — MSGSLAFLNLGLEHKSCPFDVASRVRLARTNGEIAVTLAGNFRSALMDFYVHQVPNFRGKWRILSPFAKMVNGTSVRSGYGSFRLGMDVHDRTFQLGVTARYGTVVSNEVERLNPGDCFIDVGANCGVFALLAAERVGPEGLVVSFEPCFSTFAKLVRNIHINDAENILPFNMALSALTRPELLDNSAVGHSGRFAIAPDAIERGGERVMSLSIQDFPGLLKLIGDRRILVKIDVEGFEHSVLQGLEPILALPQTCGVVVEVDEKNLGRYGVDPQAIYALLYRHGFSWTNDVDAASHFDAVFHRESSLSRDQQVSSAFPLEAARRRTARQENGMRWVHLSQIAAAVLLVIGGWMIARTGFSASAPPAEYFVEEALQSHDIAQVRTRLRRSPPAVYDPQEVAAFTRIALPKLPAGWRVIDVQLFPSDSGASLQMTISNGKSASMSLFAVRDDKVAPSRPDVMSRNGTSVACWQEGDLAYALVSRNPPAEIDRLAEDIADNVTS, encoded by the coding sequence ATGTCCGGTTCGCTCGCTTTTCTGAACCTTGGATTAGAACATAAAAGTTGCCCATTCGACGTCGCCAGTCGCGTACGCCTTGCGCGGACGAATGGAGAAATTGCTGTGACATTGGCCGGGAATTTTCGATCCGCACTGATGGACTTTTATGTGCACCAGGTTCCCAATTTTCGCGGGAAATGGCGGATTCTCTCGCCCTTCGCGAAAATGGTGAACGGGACGTCGGTGCGATCGGGCTACGGCAGCTTCCGCTTGGGCATGGACGTACATGACAGAACATTTCAACTGGGGGTAACGGCCAGATATGGGACAGTCGTGTCCAATGAGGTTGAGCGGCTGAACCCCGGCGATTGTTTCATCGACGTGGGGGCCAATTGTGGAGTGTTTGCCCTTCTGGCGGCCGAGCGCGTCGGTCCGGAGGGACTGGTTGTATCTTTCGAACCGTGTTTTTCGACTTTCGCGAAGCTGGTGCGAAACATCCACATCAACGATGCGGAGAATATCCTGCCCTTCAACATGGCCTTGTCCGCGCTGACCCGGCCTGAACTTCTTGATAACAGCGCGGTCGGCCATTCTGGCAGGTTCGCGATCGCGCCCGATGCAATCGAGCGTGGGGGGGAGCGCGTCATGTCGCTCTCAATTCAGGATTTCCCCGGACTCTTGAAGTTGATCGGTGACCGCCGGATACTCGTCAAGATCGACGTCGAAGGATTCGAGCATTCGGTACTTCAGGGCCTGGAACCGATCCTGGCCCTGCCACAGACGTGTGGCGTTGTAGTGGAGGTCGATGAGAAGAATTTGGGCCGATACGGCGTTGATCCGCAGGCCATCTATGCACTGCTCTATCGGCACGGCTTTTCCTGGACCAACGATGTGGACGCGGCGAGCCATTTCGACGCTGTGTTCCATCGGGAATCGTCACTCTCGCGGGACCAGCAAGTTTCTTCGGCCTTCCCCCTTGAAGCGGCGCGACGGCGCACCGCTCGTCAGGAGAACGGTATGCGCTGGGTCCATTTGTCACAGATCGCGGCGGCTGTGTTGTTGGTGATCGGCGGCTGGATGATCGCGCGGACGGGGTTCTCCGCATCCGCCCCGCCCGCAGAATATTTCGTCGAGGAAGCCTTGCAATCCCATGACATAGCGCAGGTGCGCACGCGGTTGCGCCGTTCGCCACCTGCTGTTTATGATCCACAGGAAGTCGCCGCCTTCACGCGCATCGCATTGCCGAAACTGCCTGCCGGGTGGCGGGTAATAGACGTTCAGCTCTTCCCGTCGGACAGCGGAGCCAGCCTTCAGATGACCATCAGCAACGGCAAGTCTGCGTCCATGTCCTTGTTTGCAGTGCGGGATGACAAGGTCGCACCATCCAGGCCCGACGTAATGAGCCGCAACGGCACATCGGTAGCCTGTTGGCAGGAAGGCGATTTGGCCTATGCACTCGTCAGTCGGAATCCGCCCGCCGAAATTGATCGCCTTGCGGAGGATATCGCTGACAATGTCACTTCGTAG